A genomic stretch from Patescibacteria group bacterium includes:
- a CDS encoding type II/IV secretion system protein yields METQSIESLLKKTGAATAAGGVVEGKFEEKMHEIRLREKEEETQKTAAATGIPYVNLKGFPISPEAISLIPREQASALKAICFLYTGADVRLASVTPEDPAVKELLYQLEERLDAKGGLYLISEESFRMADKLYDALPKVRAIVKGVKVTDEELARFQSELKGYADIARVLGKASVTDVLTIVMAAAFAFGTSDVHIEAEEKGVAVRLRIDGELQDVATLPHEMWKKLIARVKLVSGLKINVTERPQDGRFTIFLKGGDTDVRVSSIPTNWGESVVMRLLKPTSIAVDFAALGFRAPVGAKLEREIGKPHGMVITTGPTGSGKTTTLYAILRKLNTADVKIITLEDPIEYKLEGINQSQIDQSKNYTFASGLRSILRQDPDVVMVGEIRDLETAEVAINAALTGHLMLSTLHTNDASGALPRFISMGVKPFLIAPALNAIIGQRLVRKIHEACKEPFTPPSEQIETAKRILANLPAASGETVPPPEQWKFFHGKGCDACNGSGFKGRVGAYEVLVMDDTIREALTETLSEYKVRELAKTQGMVTMPQDGMLKALDGLTTIEEVLRNVGEG; encoded by the coding sequence ATGGAGACACAAAGCATCGAATCCCTGCTGAAGAAGACCGGGGCCGCCACGGCCGCCGGTGGCGTCGTAGAGGGGAAATTCGAGGAGAAGATGCATGAGATCCGCCTGCGGGAAAAGGAAGAGGAAACGCAGAAAACTGCGGCGGCGACCGGCATCCCCTATGTGAACCTGAAAGGGTTCCCCATCTCCCCGGAGGCGATCTCCCTGATCCCGCGCGAACAGGCCAGCGCCCTCAAGGCCATCTGCTTCCTGTATACGGGCGCCGACGTGCGCCTCGCGAGCGTCACCCCCGAGGACCCGGCCGTGAAGGAACTGCTCTATCAGCTTGAGGAACGCCTCGACGCCAAGGGCGGCCTCTATCTCATCTCCGAGGAGAGCTTCCGCATGGCCGACAAGCTCTACGACGCGCTCCCCAAGGTGCGCGCCATCGTGAAGGGGGTGAAAGTGACGGATGAGGAGCTGGCGCGGTTCCAGTCCGAGCTCAAGGGCTATGCCGACATCGCGCGCGTGCTCGGGAAGGCCTCGGTCACCGACGTGCTTACGATCGTGATGGCCGCGGCGTTCGCGTTCGGCACGAGCGACGTGCACATCGAGGCGGAGGAGAAGGGCGTGGCCGTGCGCCTGCGCATCGACGGCGAGCTGCAGGACGTGGCCACGCTCCCGCACGAGATGTGGAAGAAGCTCATCGCGCGCGTGAAGCTGGTGAGCGGGCTCAAGATCAACGTCACCGAACGGCCCCAGGACGGACGTTTCACCATCTTCCTCAAGGGGGGCGACACGGACGTGCGCGTATCGAGCATCCCCACCAATTGGGGGGAATCGGTCGTGATGCGCCTGCTGAAGCCCACCTCCATCGCGGTCGATTTCGCCGCGCTCGGGTTCCGCGCGCCGGTGGGCGCCAAGCTCGAGCGCGAGATCGGGAAGCCGCACGGCATGGTGATCACCACGGGCCCCACCGGAAGCGGCAAGACCACCACGCTCTACGCCATCCTGCGCAAGCTCAACACCGCGGACGTGAAGATCATCACGCTCGAGGACCCGATCGAATACAAGCTCGAGGGGATCAACCAGTCGCAGATCGACCAGTCGAAGAACTACACCTTCGCCTCGGGGCTGCGAAGCATCCTGCGCCAGGACCCCGACGTGGTGATGGTGGGCGAAATCCGCGACCTCGAGACGGCCGAGGTGGCGATCAATGCCGCGCTCACCGGCCACCTGATGCTCTCCACCCTGCACACCAACGACGCCTCCGGCGCGCTCCCCCGTTTCATCTCCATGGGCGTGAAGCCGTTCCTCATCGCCCCGGCGCTCAACGCCATCATCGGCCAACGCTTGGTGCGCAAGATCCACGAGGCGTGCAAGGAGCCGTTCACGCCTCCGAGCGAGCAGATCGAGACGGCCAAGAGGATCCTCGCGAACCTCCCGGCCGCTTCCGGAGAAACCGTCCCTCCACCGGAACAATGGAAATTCTTCCACGGCAAGGGGTGCGACGCGTGCAACGGCTCGGGCTTCAAAGGTCGCGTGGGCGCCTACGAAGTGCTCGTGATGGACGACACGATCCGCGAAGCGCTCACGGAGACGCTCTCGGAATACAAGGTGCGCGAGCTCGCCAAGACGCAAGGGATGGTGACGATGCCCCAAGACGGGATGCTGAAGGCGCTCGACGGGCTCACCACCATCGAAGAGGTGCTGCGCAACGTGGGCGAAGGATAG
- a CDS encoding ATP-dependent metallopeptidase FtsH/Yme1/Tma family protein codes for MKPLVKNLLLAALVVTVLGAAFSTYTLGTDRAEEVGFGTLVERIQAGEVKSIDVTGDDVTATLKDDKKVVSRKEPDASFAEAASRYGVTADELKAAHVNVKSESGRSLLLSAFFSTVPPLIVILVVFWFMARQMQGANTRAMTFGASGAREAAPQGKNRVTFADVAGAREAKEELSEIVEFLKNPGKFAALGAKLPKGVLLMGRPGTGKTLLARAVSGEADVPFFHISGSEFVEMFVGVGASRVRDLFAKAKKSAPCIVFIDEIDAVGRQRGAGLGGSHDEREQTLNQILVEMDGFDPNLGVIVVAATNRPDVLDPALLRPGRFDRRVTLDLPDIAEREAILAVHAKNKPLASDVDLRRVAERTVGFSGADLMNLLNEAAIRTARNDRVTVTQEDVLVSIEKVILGPERKSRVRNDQETKVVAYHEAGHALVARMTPDSDPVHKVSIIARGSAGGYTLKLPTEDRHLTRRAEFIADLAVGLGGYVAEKETFGDVTTGASDDLKKASRLAREIVTRYGMSETLGPVVYGEPDEMVFLGRSIHENRNYSEKTAEHIDAEVSKLVHGAMEAARAILTKEKGRLDKIADTLLKKETIEKDEFEALFAQNAA; via the coding sequence ATGAAGCCCCTCGTCAAAAACCTGTTGCTCGCCGCCCTGGTCGTGACGGTGCTCGGTGCCGCGTTCTCCACCTACACCCTCGGCACGGACCGTGCCGAGGAGGTGGGGTTCGGGACGCTCGTCGAGCGCATCCAGGCCGGGGAGGTGAAATCCATCGACGTGACGGGCGACGACGTGACCGCCACGCTCAAGGATGACAAGAAGGTCGTTTCCCGCAAGGAGCCCGACGCCTCGTTCGCCGAGGCCGCGAGCCGCTACGGGGTCACCGCGGACGAGCTCAAGGCCGCGCACGTGAACGTGAAGAGCGAATCGGGGCGTTCCCTGCTCCTTTCCGCCTTCTTTTCCACCGTGCCGCCGCTCATCGTGATCCTGGTGGTGTTCTGGTTCATGGCGCGCCAGATGCAGGGCGCCAACACCCGCGCGATGACGTTCGGCGCCTCCGGCGCGCGCGAAGCGGCCCCGCAAGGCAAGAACCGCGTCACCTTCGCCGACGTGGCGGGAGCGCGCGAGGCCAAGGAGGAGCTGTCCGAGATCGTGGAGTTCCTCAAGAACCCGGGCAAGTTCGCGGCCCTCGGCGCCAAGCTCCCCAAGGGCGTGCTGCTCATGGGCCGCCCGGGCACGGGGAAGACCTTGCTCGCCCGCGCCGTTTCCGGCGAGGCCGACGTCCCGTTCTTCCACATTTCCGGCTCCGAGTTCGTGGAGATGTTCGTGGGCGTGGGCGCCTCCCGCGTGCGCGACCTGTTCGCGAAGGCCAAGAAGAGCGCGCCGTGCATCGTGTTCATCGACGAGATCGACGCCGTGGGCCGCCAGCGCGGCGCGGGCCTCGGCGGCTCCCATGACGAGCGCGAGCAGACGCTCAACCAGATCCTGGTGGAGATGGACGGGTTCGACCCCAACCTCGGCGTCATCGTGGTGGCCGCCACCAACCGCCCCGACGTGCTCGACCCGGCGCTCTTGCGCCCGGGCCGCTTCGACCGCCGCGTGACGCTCGACCTGCCGGACATCGCCGAGCGGGAAGCGATCCTCGCGGTACACGCCAAGAACAAGCCGCTCGCCTCCGACGTGGACCTGCGCCGCGTGGCGGAACGCACCGTCGGGTTCTCCGGCGCGGACCTCATGAACCTCTTGAACGAGGCGGCCATCCGCACGGCCCGCAACGACCGGGTCACGGTGACGCAGGAAGACGTGCTCGTGTCCATCGAAAAGGTGATCCTGGGACCCGAACGCAAGAGCCGCGTCCGCAACGACCAGGAAACGAAGGTCGTGGCCTACCACGAAGCCGGCCATGCGCTGGTCGCCCGGATGACGCCGGACTCGGATCCGGTCCATAAGGTCTCCATCATCGCGCGCGGGTCGGCAGGCGGCTACACCCTGAAGCTTCCCACCGAAGACCGCCACCTCACGCGCCGCGCGGAATTCATCGCCGACCTGGCCGTGGGCCTCGGAGGCTACGTCGCCGAAAAGGAAACGTTCGGCGACGTCACGACCGGCGCGTCGGACGACCTGAAGAAGGCGTCGCGCCTTGCCCGCGAGATCGTCACGCGCTACGGCATGAGCGAAACGCTCGGGCCGGTCGTGTACGGGGAGCCGGACGAGATGGTGTTCCTCGGCCGTTCCATCCACGAGAACCGCAACTACTCGGAGAAGACCGCCGAACACATCGACGCCGAAGTCTCAAAGCTCGTCCATGGCGCCATGGAGGCCGCGCGTGCTATACTCACCAAAGAAAAAGGGCGTCTCGACAAGATCGCGGACACCCTTCTCAAGAAAGAGACCATAGAGAAGGACGAGTTCGAAGCGCTGTTCGCCCAGAACGCGGCTTAA
- a CDS encoding S1 RNA-binding domain-containing protein, which produces MSTMQNAASKSPELAKLLEEGPYLNIPATGDVVKGKIVTASRREVKVDLGGILTGVVRGRELFAESSDYANLAVGSEVEATVIDLENENGEIELSFRFAGQKKAWEELKRLFTTGEPVEGRILEANKGGLLVKVGHVTGFLPVSQLSPEHYPRVSGGDKNKILEKLKTYVGNGLDVKVIDVNEADEKLIVSEKAVWEEKQKNVLAKFKVGNRVTGEVTALADFGAFVRFDALEGLVHISEIAWQRIDHPRDVLKVGALVDAEIIGIEGSKIFLSMKKLIEDPWKNIGAKYKVGDAVEGTVLKVNPFGFFVELDPEIHGLAHVSELSETPVADINALGKPGDKMTFKIVSIEPAEHRLGLSIKALTAKPEEKPTE; this is translated from the coding sequence ATGTCCACGATGCAGAACGCCGCCTCCAAGTCCCCCGAGCTCGCCAAGCTCCTCGAGGAGGGGCCGTACTTGAACATTCCCGCCACCGGTGACGTGGTGAAGGGCAAGATCGTCACCGCCAGCCGCCGCGAGGTGAAGGTGGACCTTGGCGGCATCCTCACGGGCGTCGTGCGCGGGCGCGAGCTGTTCGCCGAGTCGTCCGACTACGCGAACCTCGCCGTCGGCTCCGAGGTGGAGGCCACGGTGATCGACCTCGAGAACGAGAACGGCGAGATCGAGCTTTCCTTCCGCTTCGCCGGCCAGAAGAAGGCGTGGGAGGAGCTGAAGCGCCTGTTCACGACCGGCGAGCCGGTGGAAGGCCGCATCCTCGAGGCCAACAAGGGCGGATTGCTCGTGAAGGTGGGCCACGTGACCGGCTTCCTGCCCGTCTCCCAGCTCTCCCCGGAGCACTACCCGCGCGTGTCCGGCGGCGACAAGAACAAGATCCTCGAGAAGCTCAAGACCTACGTGGGCAACGGGCTCGACGTGAAGGTGATCGACGTGAACGAGGCCGACGAGAAGCTGATCGTCTCCGAGAAGGCCGTGTGGGAGGAGAAGCAGAAGAACGTGCTGGCCAAGTTCAAGGTGGGCAACCGGGTGACGGGCGAAGTGACCGCGCTCGCGGACTTCGGCGCGTTCGTGCGCTTCGACGCGCTCGAGGGCCTGGTGCACATCAGCGAGATCGCCTGGCAGCGCATCGACCACCCGCGCGACGTGCTCAAGGTGGGAGCGCTCGTGGACGCCGAGATCATCGGCATCGAGGGAAGCAAGATCTTCCTGTCCATGAAGAAGCTGATCGAGGACCCCTGGAAGAACATCGGCGCCAAGTACAAGGTGGGCGACGCCGTCGAGGGCACCGTCCTCAAGGTGAACCCGTTCGGGTTCTTCGTGGAGCTGGATCCGGAAATCCACGGCCTCGCGCACGTGAGCGAGCTGTCCGAGACCCCGGTCGCCGACATCAACGCGCTCGGGAAGCCCGGCGACAAGATGACCTTCAAGATCGTCTCCATCGAGCCCGCCGAGCACCGCCTCGGCCTCTCCATCAAGGCCCTCACGGCAAAGCCCGAGGAGAAACCGACCGAATAA